The genomic window AGCACATCAGCTTATGCTGAAGACAGGAATTTGGTAGCTGTCACTCAAACAAATATACCAACTGCGTTGGCGCAGCCCGCCGCAGGCATCACCAAGCGCGTCCTAGACCCCAACCAAACTCCACGTTTCGGAGATAATTTTTCGGAAACAACCATTGTACAAACGCCTGAAATTCCTGCAATCAATAGTGATGCAAGTGTTCCACAGACAAACAGTATGTCTCAAGTAACATCTGTATCTCAGTTTTCAGATGTGCAGCCAACTGATTGGGCGCTTCTTGCACTCCAGTCTTTAGTTGAGCGTTATGGATGTATTGCGGGGTATCCAAATAGCATTTATCGGGGAAACCGCGCCATCACTCGCTATGAATTTGCAGCAGGCTTAAATGCTTGTTTATCTCGCATCAACGAGCTAATTGCAACAGCTACATCTGACTTAGTTACCAAAGAAGACTTAACTAGCCTACAAAGACTGCAAGAAGAATTTGCCTCTGAATTAGCAACTCTACGGGGTCGCGTTGATAGTTTAGAAGCTCGGACTGCGGAACTAGAAGCCAATCAGTTTTCTACAACAACAAAGCTTTCTGCGGAAGCCATTTTTGTGATTACGGATGCCTTCGCTGGCTCAGTTAATGGTGATAACACAGTTTTTCAAGATAGAGTTCGCCTCGTTTTCCAAACTAGTTTTACAGGTAAAGACAATCTATATACTCGTCTAAGTACTGGAAACACTACTCTTTTGCAGCTTCCTGGTGGTTCAGCCGAAGGTTTGCAAACCTTCAATCTTGCTCCTGGTAACAACAACCTGTCCCTAGATTGGCTCTCTTACTATTTCCCAGTTGGCAACAAAATCGATGCTTATATAGGAGCCGTGAACGGAGTACTTTATGATTTTGTTCCTACTCTGAGTCCCTATCTTGAGAGTGCCTCAGGAGGTGGTCGTGCTTTGACAGAATTTGCTTCCTCTAGTCCTATCTACCGTATTGGTGGTGGTGCAGGTGGGGGATTCAATTATCGACTCAGTGACCAATTGGTATTGAGCTTGGGTTACTTAGCAGGAGATCATGCCAGTCCTCAGCCAGATAGAGGTTTTTTTAATGGTCAATATAGCGCATTTGGACAAATAGCATGGAACCCCAACAAGAACTCTGGCATTGGTTTGACCTATGTAAATGCTTACCAAAATCGGGGAGCAATATTTGACCTGGGTAGCGGTTTTACACTTGTCGGAACAGAACAAGCAAATACTCCATTTGAGCGGAGGATTACCAACTCCTACGGAGTCGAAGCTTTCTATAAATTTAGTCCTCGATTTGCAGTCAATGGGTTCTTTGGCTACACTAACGCCAAGAATTTGGCAGGTAGTGGTAGTGCAGATATTTGGTACTATGCTCTGGGATTGGCATTCCCAGATTTAGGTAAACAAGGCAACCTTGGTGGTGTTCTTGTGGGTGCAGAACCTTATCGGGGTGGTAATCCTGCACCTGCAAACGATTTATC from Nostoc sp. UHCC 0926 includes these protein-coding regions:
- a CDS encoding iron uptake porin translates to MFNRSFHNLCIESMILGATLLASTSAYAEDRNLVAVTQTNIPTALAQPAAGITKRVLDPNQTPRFGDNFSETTIVQTPEIPAINSDASVPQTNSMSQVTSVSQFSDVQPTDWALLALQSLVERYGCIAGYPNSIYRGNRAITRYEFAAGLNACLSRINELIATATSDLVTKEDLTSLQRLQEEFASELATLRGRVDSLEARTAELEANQFSTTTKLSAEAIFVITDAFAGSVNGDNTVFQDRVRLVFQTSFTGKDNLYTRLSTGNTTLLQLPGGSAEGLQTFNLAPGNNNLSLDWLSYYFPVGNKIDAYIGAVNGVLYDFVPTLSPYLESASGGGRALTEFASSSPIYRIGGGAGGGFNYRLSDQLVLSLGYLAGDHASPQPDRGFFNGQYSAFGQIAWNPNKNSGIGLTYVNAYQNRGAIFDLGSGFTLVGTEQANTPFERRITNSYGVEAFYKFSPRFAVNGFFGYTNAKNLAGSGSADIWYYALGLAFPDLGKQGNLGGVLVGAEPYRGGNPAPANDLSLHIEGFYKYRLTDNIAITPGVIWITAPAQNNDNQDAVIGTVRTTFTF